A segment of the Panicum hallii strain FIL2 chromosome 1, PHallii_v3.1, whole genome shotgun sequence genome:
ATTCATGCCGAGTCGGCCAAGAATAGTGGCAGTTTGCAAATGATGAAGTTATCACTGTCTGTTCCTCTGCCCCTGCAAGCGAGCCGATAATCCTCGAGCCACAAGCCAGGATTTGTCTCCCCAGCGTACCTCGTATGTTCGCCGGGGGACGGTATCATGGCGGGAACACCGCACTGCCGATACGCGAGTTGAAAACCCTGGGTCCCGGCGGGTTGGGGCTTGGGCTTCGATCCTCGGTGCTGTCGTGGTGTCCGCCGCGGCGAGGGTCATACCCTTGACTTGCCACCGCTTGCTCATCTACATGCCCATGCTTCTGGGCATTGAGGGTGAGGCGTGCATTGTGGTCGGCGCCAAGGTGCCCCGTAACGGGGCCGTTAACGGGCCCCTCTCCCCGTGCGGCGCTTGGTGGACGAACACGTCCTTGACACCCTGCGCCGTGGATGGGTGCTGGCTTGCGTTGAGCCTGCGTCACCAAGACAATGAGCTTTCCACCTGCTGTTGCAGCGTGCGCTCAAGGAGCGTGCGCAGCTGGTTGTGGGTGCAGTGCCCTTCGGGTGTCGCAGGCTCTGAGAGTCCCTTGAGCAAACCGCTGCGGCAGTGACGTTCTGGCTCACCTGAGCAAAGAATACGGGCCCTTGTCATCCTCGAGGATCCTCCAGTTTACATCACGGGTGATGGCACGTGCGCGCCCGCCAACCCGGCGGTGTCCAATCTCTCACTTGAGTTCGGCATGCTCCTACTCCAGCTAGAGGCGTGCCTCCTTGAGCTCTTTTTGTTGTTCCCCCAGCTGCTCCAGCCGCATGCGCGATGGGGCTTGGTTTTTTTCCCGGGCTCCAGCATCGGAGCTGTCCAGGGAGGTGTTTCCATTGTGGACGCTTTCGATGTGCCCCTCAGAAGGATCCACCATGAAGCACTCCAGCGAGGAGTGATGGCTCCCCCTGTTGGAGTCAGAGTCAGAGATCGCCTTTGAGAATTCGCCGTCCGCAGGGAACAAACCAAAGTGCAACGCTACGATACGTTGTGCATCCTGGGCCACATTGCGCAAGCCAAACGGGAATGTTGTCGGGGCGCTCCCTGTTAGGATCTCCGGGGAGAGCGGTTCTCCTTCGAAAAGCTGCGCTGTGATGTTGGCGAGCGAAAAGAGGACCCGATGCAAGTCCAATTGGATTGGTCGGGGACCTAGGAAAGCGTGGAGCTAACGCCCCAGCCTCTCATAATTGAAATCGAGGAGCCGGCTGCCCTCAAAGGCGTGATTCTACAAGGATGTGTAGCCACAACCCCTCGAAAGTCTCGATGATGGGGTCGAGGTTGGTGGTGCAAGTGGGTCGGACCGGAACGTGAATCTGCTCCAGCCCTCCCTTCCATGGTGATGATGAAGTCCAGGCTCCCGAAATGAACGAGCGTGCCTGGGGACCATCCTCCAGCATGGTTCGCCATCTGCAACCTGGTGGAATCGACGAGACGCGCAAAAGGCCCCTACCTAGTGAGCCAACTATAGGTGTTTCGGATCGTTGACTAGTGTATTTGTGTTTGTGCGTCTGGCTTAGATGGTGTGCAAGGATGACACAATGGTTTATACTAGTTCGGGCAGGACATCCCTATATCCAATTCGAGCTGCTCGTGTTCTTGCATTTGTTTGCTGTAGGGGTTACAAACGGTCGAGAGAGGGAACGAGCTCCTAAGTCTGAGGTGGCGAAGTGTCATGTGAGTGCGTGAGTGTCTAGCATTCCCCCCTGTGCCTGCCCTTCCCTTTTATAAGCCAAGGGGAAAGAGTCGGATACATGAAAGAGAGAGAGATAACGAGAGGAAAAGGAGGGTCGCCGGCATCCCCCTGCTCTCCTTCCCTGCGCGTGGATCCCGTTGGCCCCATAGATGATGATGGGGTGTCCATGCGCCACCCGCTAGCGCGACGTGTGATGTACGCTTCAACAGGATGGGCGGCGCGGGCCCCCGGCATGTCTAGTGGATGACGTGCGCTCCGACAAGACGGGTGGCGTGAGCCCCCAGTGCGTTTTGCGGCTTAAGCCCTAGTGAGGCAAGCAGCTGGGGCTCGCCGTCATGGCCTATCACCTTCGGGGGTCACGTCGAGGTGCGCCCTTGCCTATCCCCGCGTCAGAGGTTTGACCTCTGATGCGACCTTTCACTCCCGTGGGAACCTGAGGGCCCTACGCCCTTGGGGCGGGTACGGCCGAGCCCGTGCCCTCGAGGTCGGGCGAAGCAGAGCTCCCCCTTTGCAGTCGGGCAAGGCCGAGCCATCACCCTCGGGGTCGGGCGAGGCAGAGCCCTCCCCACAGAGGTCGGGCAAGACTTGGTCCACATCCTCGGGCTCGGGCGAGGCAGCCCGTGCCCCGTGTCTGGGCCTGATATTGGGTCATCGATGCTCCTTTATCCGGCGGGCCGTCCGTGGCCGCATGATAGCTTGGTTAGGCCGAGCTGCATAGTTTGGAAGGGCTAATTTGCGATTAGTCCCATAAGGACCATACTTTGGGGCATCCATGATATTCACCCCCGTCACAACGCCACCTCCAAGTGTGAACACATATGCACTTGTGGCTTTTATCTTATCAACATCAATGATCCAGTTCGAATCATTATACCCTTCTAGTACTCTAGGGTACCGGATGTAGTGGATTCCATAGTCCGTTGTGCCGCTTAGATAATTcattactctttcaagagcATTCCTGTGATCATCTCCTAGGTTTGAAACAAACCGGTTCAGTTTGCTAACAGCAAACAAGATATCAAGCCTCGTAGCACTAGCTAGATACATCAACGAACCAATGATCTGAGAATATCTTATCCTTTTGTTCTTCCTCAGAATTACAGACACTATAACCAAAGTGACTTAAAACCAAAGCGACTCCAGCTGGCATCTTAAGGTGTTGAGACAGATTTACAGACACTATAACCAAAGTGACTTAAAACCTTCTCCACATAGTGAGATTGTGAAAGAGTCACCCCACCATTACTTTCTCTTACCATCTTAATATTAAGAATAACATCAACTTCTCCATATCTTTCATCTCAAAACTTTGAGACAAAAAGtctttgacttccttaatcacattaaggcTTGTCCCAAaatcagtatgtcatccacatacaagcaCAGAATCACTCCTTCAACCCCACCAAAGCGATAGTACACACAATTGTCGGCttcgttcacaacaaagccTGCAGATGTCAAAGTTCTGTCCAACTTTTTATGCCACTAATTAGGTGCTTAATTGAGGCCATATAGAGACTTCAGTAACTTACACACCATTCCCTCTTGACCTTTTGATACAAACTCATATGGCTGATCTATATAAATCTCCTCCTCCAACTCTCCATTGAGAAAAGctgtcttaacatccatctgatgaaTGAGAAGACCATAAGAGGCTGCCAAGAAAAGTAACACTTGAATTGTGGTCAAATGAGCAACACATGAATAAGTCTCAAAGAAATCCTCTCCTTCTTTCTGGGTATTACCCTTGGCCACAAGCCTAGCCTTGTACTTTTTAATAGTACCATCCAGCCTAAGGATGTTGAACAAACTCCTAGGTAccattagacataatagaatTCATCTCACTCGTCactgcttccttccaatagtcagcatcaggagatgaatatGCCTCTTCAGTGGTTCTAGGTGTGTCATCCACAAGGTATACAATGAagtcatcaccaaaagactttgcagtcccttgtctcttgctctttctaGAAGCCTCATTGTTAACCTCCTTAGGATTTTGCACAAGTGTCGGTTAATTGTGTACTATCGTCTCAATAGAGATATCATCCTCGATAAACTCTTGCCAagatgaacttgtttcatctcATGGGAAAAATGTTCTCAAAAAAATGTAGCATCTTTGGACTCCATTATTgtaccaacatgcatgtcaGGTATTCCAAATTTCTCTATTAAAAACCTATAACCAACGCTGTGAATAGCATAACctagaaagatacaatccatagttttaggtccaagcttacgtttcttggttattAGCATGCATGTACATAAGTATGAAAGTGTTGGATTTTTCTTCTCCCGGTCTTCGAATGGTGTTATCACTTTATTCTTTGTAGGAACACGGTTAAgaacatgacatgcagtcaatatagcCTCACGCCACCATTCTTTGGAAAGTCCTGCTGTATCTAATATGGCGTTAACCAAATCAGTTAGAGTGCGGTTCTTTCTTTCTGCAACCCGATTTAActgaggtgaatagggaggcgtcctctcatgaataataccatATTCCTCGCAGAATGAAGTGAAAATATTTTAGAAGTATTCGCCACCATGACCCGACTTAACTCTtttgatctttttctcaagttgattttctactttagctttatagattttaaagtagtgcaaagcttcatcttttgacttcaacAAATAGACGTAACAAAATTTAGTGCAGTCATcaatcaaagtcatgaaatattttttaccaACTTTTGTCAACACATCATTCATCTCGCACAAGTCtgaatgaattaattctaaaGGTGCCAAGTTTCTCGCCTCCGCGGCCTTGCGACGCTTGCGAGTTTGTTTTGTTTCAAGACATACATGGCATTTAGAATTTTGACAAAGGCAAATTTTGGAATTAAACTCAAATTTGCTAACCGCATCATACAACAAAAATTAATGTGAAAACGCCAGGAATGCCAAACATTTGATTCATCAGTGTTAACAATATTGTTCACAACTTTATTACAATCATTTGACAAAGAAAAGCAGAACACCCTCCGCTATCATAACCTTTTCCAATAAAAGTCCCAAACTTAAACAAAATATATTTATTggtggggacatgctgcacgttcttcaaCACGGCCATCAGGAAGTAGGCGAGGTAGAAGCAGTTAGGTGTGTCTCGAGTGAGAGGAGGGTGGCGTGCCAATCCCCTTTATCGGCTTCACAAGCAGTATACACATGGTCCATTATTTAAGTCGGTTGGAATCCTCTTCAAATACACATACGGGATCAAACACATAACTTCCTAGCATTTATTAGtggatttttattttttattgtaAATGAATaaaatgggccaagcccataaaTTCTGACACCGTACCCACTCCAGCCCAATTGAACTCACGATGACATTGATCTAATCGTAGATGCTGGGGCTTTGCTTAGTCAGACCGTGGCGAATCCTCGATTTTATAGTCATGATTAACGATTGAAGGATAGGTCACAGACCGTGGTGTATTAGTTCGGCTTGGGGTGGCCGCAAATTAATTCACGCCCGCGCATGATTCACATCCAGGAACAAAGCACGAGAAGGTGCAAGGAGCACCGGAGCGAAGCCCTGCAACTTGGCCGGCTACCGCCTGCTGCGAGTGCGAGAGAGATGGAGAGAGGTGAGGAATAACCCTGACATAGAGGTACAGCCTCGGCTCTCTGGCTCACTGATAGGTAGGACCAATGTGGCCTGGATCCATCCGCGTGTCCTCCTAGCCGTCGGCCATCATATCGTCTCCACATCCGAGCACACCCTTAACCTTGATGCATCATTCCACCGGCCAGCCGGCATCATAACACAAACAAAGTTTCGGAGCTTTAGAAGTCGGAGCTATATTATCAGCCAAATAGTTTTAACAGTTCTATGTTTTTCTTTGAGCTCCTAAGTGAAGCTGTTTCACGGTGGAGCATAGCGGAGTGCTCTAAACGTATCTTTAGTATGTATTTGGTTTGAGGGTTGAAGTGGATCAGGTTAGGTTGGATCCAATTTTTAAAGTATTTGGTTTGAGGACTAGTAATTGGGTTCATCCATAAAGGAGAATATACCCGTCAATGCGGGTTGGTTGACCATTTCGACCCACTTTCTGTCCGTCCCTTTGCCGTTTCCTCAGTTCGTTCTCGGCGTGCTCGGTTGCAGCTTGGaaggtgacggcggcggcgcggcaagcTCATCTTACGGCATGGAGGCGGGTGCCAGAGGCCTGTAGGCGAGCGGGTGGACGGCTTGCAGCCGTCACGACGCGGAGCAGCTGCGCGAAGCGGAGGTGGGAGCATGGGCCGGCGGCCGTCGCGCGATGCGTAACAGCCAGCCGAAGGCCGGAGGGTGGGGCCGGGCGGCCGGTGCGACACGGAGGCCAACATGCAGAGGCAGCCGCGCGATGCGGAGGCGGGCTGGCGGCCGGCGCAGAGACGGCCATGCGGCACAGGCAACGGCGTGGCCGGCCGCGGCACGCAGGCCGGTGGCGGGTGGCAAGTGGCGCCAAGCCACAATGCGCAGGGCGATGAAGCGTGGTGGTTCGGGGTGGGCGACGGCAAACTCCAACACAGGGGCAGCACTACGGGGTGGGAGCAGGCTGGCGGGCAGATGCATGTCCTAgaggaagaaggatgcgggTCCCGCGTATAACACTCGCTAACGATGTGAAAATGGTCATCTCAACCTAGATTCATGTTCCATAAACCAAACAAAAAATTTAGTTGGATCCGATCTCTCGACCAACGTTATGTGGGTAAAATCCGGGTTGAACCTAACGCAAAAAAAGGATGGATCCAACCTATCTCTAAACGCAGGCAGGATGTAAAAAAGGACTGATctcaaaaggaaagaaaaaacgTAGCAGAGTCGGGCACGTCATTTACGCGGGGGTCGGGCTCGGACAGAGCCGGCCCGGCTCGGGCCCTTGAAAAACAAGGGCAAAAAGGGGATGCCTGCCCAGTGCCCTAGCTAACACCACATTGGATCCCTTTCCCTTGGGCGGTTGCGCgttcatggcggcggcggcggcaggcggcaTCGGCTTCGGCTTGGGAATCGGCTGGCGCTCCTCCTTGGTAGAGCAAGAGGAGGAGGATTGCGCACGCCGGGAGGTGGTGGCCGATCCTGGGAGTGAGCAGGAGGCGCGCGAGAATCAGGCGATTGTAGCCTGCAAGTCGACAGGCCTGCCCGGGCTGCCATGGATCGGATCAACGACCGTGTTCCCAAGCATAAGGGTGAGTTCACCCAATTCTGCTTCGACTTCGACAAACTCGACCTCGACAATGAGTGTGAGTAATCGTTTCATATGTATTGTCCTTCGCCCATCCGTCCATAAAAAAATCGGTTAATTAATGCGTCACACAACTCTATATTGACAACTCGATCAAATTATTCTACTCTTGATTAATGGATGCAGCTATTTGATTTACGGATCGATTGTTGCCTGCTCGATGTCGATGCCTAAAGTTAATGGATTCTGGCTGCTGTGTGCTTGCACCTATTCAGTTTCGATAGAGCACATTTGGGGAAGTTTAATTCTTTATTTTTTTCCTGCACCACAGGCTCCCCTGCTCCGATGAGATGCACTGATAGAGATGACTTGGTCCCCTCTATGTCAATGGTAGATAAATATGATAACGATGATGAGGACTGTGCAGACCTGGAACCTTTCTTCTTCGATGAGCCAGAGGCGGTGGCTGATCATGAGAGGCGGATGCGGAGAGAGCAGGAGGAAGCACGCAGGAAGGAGCAGCGCGAGCATGACTTGAAAGTCCACAATGCTGCCATGGACAGGATCCTCGAATATGAGCCCAAGCTGGGGTGCACCACCTTCACCCGCATAAGCTTCTGCAACCTCAGCAAATTCAACCTCGACGAGGAGTGTAAGTCCATTCATCTGCTGTCAACTAAGAGAACATAGCTATCTATTCATTCGATCCAGACTATATTTCGCATCTTAATGGTTTGCCATATATGAGAAACTAGTGTTTCCTTGATTGATATCTTTTCGATCAAATTATTCTACTCTGCATGCTGCAAATTTGGAAACTGGTATTACTCTATCATACCTTAACCTcttgctttttttttcttgtcGTGGAGTTAACGATTTGAATCAGGTTTATGTAATTCCCATTACAGTAATTCAGTCTCCGAAGTATCTATGACCTACCACTGCCTGCATAAGTACTTGAGTATTGACTTTCTATATCAAAAGTAAAATGCATGAATTTAATTTCTaatgtttttcttttcttccacTGCAGCACCCCTTGGTCCAATGAGATACACCAATGCAGATGCCCTCGCTGTGAAGATAGCTTCCTCAGATGATGGTACTGCCAAACAGTTCATTCCTGGTACCTCAGCAAATGTCATCACTGTAAAGATTGCCTCCTCAGACGTCGGCTTCCCGATTGACGTATATGGCACTGTCATTGCCAGAGACAGCTTAGACCTCAAGTGTGTTTATCTCTTCAAGTGTGATAGGGATCATTGCCAACACATCACCTCTAAGGTATGTATGTAGGTACAAGTGTGTAACTTGATATGAAATAAGTCGTAGCTGCTAGTGTGCATTCTATGCATATTAACTACAGCTGTTAACTTCTTTTTATTGTATATCTTCATGTACGAGGAAATCACTCAATGCATTACGCTATGATATCAATATAGCATAGGCATATCACAGCTTCAATTCGTCATCTGGATTCTAAACAGTCTTCGTGATACTAGCATTTTGAGACCTATAGTGATATACTTGTACTAATACACGCATGTAACAAACAGTTCGTCTAACAGCCTCCATAAGCTGTGGCTGAAATTTCTTGTACTTCCATTGCAAGATAAAGATACCACTAACCTGTTATGTGAACTGTTTCACAGGATAATTTGTTGATCTTGACTGGGCCAAAGCGAGGGATTGCACTAATAGATGGTATATATTTTGAGGTTAATTTGAAGATCAAGGGTGGTCCAGGCCGCCAGAAGGACAAACAACTTAGTAAAGGACTACTAACGTTGGATGGCCGACCAGCTGTATTGGAGGACAGAGTGGTTGGAAGGGGCTCCTTTGACACTAGACTCACTAAGGTGGTGATTACGTATGCAGTTGTGAAACGTGCAATCGAGGCAACAATCGCTATTGAAGTTCTCCTCCAGGGAAGATTTTCTGGATTAATCACTGCTTGCACCACCAGTATGAAGAACAGCATTGTGCTTCATGATAGCAAAGTGACTAAAGTTATGGCCTCTGATTCTAAAGGAGCAATCGAACTGTTGCAACGTGTTGTATCAGTCAGTTTGAAGGAGAAGCTGGTAGTAACAATTGCTACCCGGACTGGTCTTAAGAGCACCATTAAGTTTACTCCAAGAGTCAACGGTGGAGATGAAAATGAAGTTACTTGTGGTTCCATCAAGATGCGTGTAAAAGTTACTTGGTCGATAATTTCTTACGAATATTTGTGAAGGTTACCTGGTCGATAATTTTTTCCAAACTTTTGCCTCGAGTCAATGATACATTCTATTTGTATGTCTAAGTTATGCATGCTTATCACTTTATCTCTGTGGTTCTTCTGTTAAACAAACGCTTTAGCATCGTTTTGGATTTGTAACTATGAAGTTTGCCTTGGAGGCATGATGATGTTCCTGATATGTGTTGCTTTCGATGTGGTAGATTGCACTTGTGTTATGGACCAATTTGGGCATTTATAGGTCTACAATCATGTATGATCCAGTAAACAGCACGGGATCATACTATTTGGCTAAAACCAGTTTTGACAGCTAGTCTGTTACTTTGGGCGTAGTGGTATCGTTGTTGGTAGACGTGGTCTTATGCTGTTGGGTAGAGGTCCTGTCTGTTTTCCTTTTGGCTAAAACCAGTTTTGACAGCTCGTCTGTCCTCCTGTTTTATGGCACTCTTTTGTAAGCTGGTAACCCCAGCACTTCGGCTGGATGTAACGCTCTGTTAAGCTTTCTAATAAAGCTGGGCAATGCCTTTGGTCAAACAAAAAAACAGCACTGGATGAGGGTACGTGATTTTGATATTTTATTCTGCAGGGCCATTGATTCAGGGAGCTATAGACATGGTGTCACATTGCAATCCAGTGTGTAGATGCATTCTGCGCTGGAGGCTTTCAATCTTCGTGCATATATAACTAGTGCCAATATCAACGTGATGTATTTTGTTCCCTCGCAACTTCTATAGGATAAAAAAATACAAGAGGGTGGTGGGAAGATCTCAGATCAGGCTGCTCTTTCGCAGCACTGCCAATATCGAAGTTATGAGTTTTCTTCCCTGGTGACTCCTTGCATTTCTGTTTATAGTAGTTTCCAACACTTCGGTTACTGAATGTAAATAATGACTTTAGTCAAGGCCAACTTCTGCTGAACTCGACTTTGTTTGAAACAAATCTGCTAAAAGTGCATCTTTATCAACATAATGTATCAATACTTCATAAAAAAAAAGAACTCGGCCAACCTTGGAGGAACTAGGTGGCCTTTATAATAATATGATAATATAATTAAGAAGAATCGTGCATCTAAATTGGCGTTGATGAGGACTTGAACTTGGGTGGTCTACACACTGTCGATCATTGTCTAGGTGATATTTGCAAGTCCGGACAATCATTACTTGTCTTTGTGTATCTGCGAAGTGGCAGAGGGTCGTGCTTTATTTATTTATCTGCTGTGCGAGTTCGATGTTTTGGAAATACAAACACagttataaaaaaataaaaaatgcaTAAACTATATTCAAGGATGGTGAACTACACCTTAATAGAGGAGTCATGTGGCTTATCTCCAAGGGAAATGGAGACGGAGATACCAGTCTTGGATCAGCAATGTCTGTTGATCCGTTCAACAGTGTAATTGTTTTGAATTTACCTCATAATTAAATGGCGGCATTTTTGGTTTGCATAGAATCACAAGCTGACACCAAGTCGCTTCTATCGCATGTACATACATCACTGCcggagaaaggcacatcagtgccggtcCCAGGGagatttagtgccggtccctgtgaccggcactaaatggctggcactaacgtgacagtcgttagtgccggctatattgaccggtactaaatggcgCGTGTTAGTGCCGGTCCGTAACTCCAGCCGGTACTAACGTGCCCGTCCCGGCCCggctcctggcagcaaggttagtaccggctggtataactggccggcactaaatcttttttcttatttaccttttgtttttcatttttatacgtatggctatgcgtatttctaccgtatgcgactacataatcgtactttttgcattgcacagtaatattaggacagcatattacactaatattatatatatatatattcatcatgtatggaacacttaggagtttaaaagtacttgagatattataaattattaagaacatcaactatagtaatttatcaAATTTCCCGTCGTCGGATCTTTTTCGGCGACGCTTGTACGGACATCGCCATAAAATTCGCCCTTAGGATTTATGACTTCATCGAGCAGGAATCCGCATAtagcttcttgaattgccctgatccgagccatttcaatgagttcttctttcatccgccaatgctgtcacatttttcgaaaaaaacatgagaataaaagataatgaattaaaatgatgagcagatgtgattgtgctcacgtacattgaatgcctccactgtcatttgccctttttcacttgcaaaagtgttgatccactcgcatacgtagtatccacataagttgtttccttgtccctgtctccaacactatggacaaatgtgggttaagatatagaatttttctgatgtttattgcgaatgacattagtagcgagagtatattcatactggaaaatcagtcacccaacaaagaggctcgatttcacctatgggcaagcctatgtgtttgcggaggtagcgacgccatgtagtatttaccacctcgatgagatcttggtactttgatttatcttgccttaacGAGTCGTACACCAAGACCTTGTGCTCCTCAATCCGAATATAAAGCAATATCCAACGAAAGCTGTGCATATACATACGCATaaccaattaatgttgattaaaatagttattaaatagtattattaatacgaagggattgaaaaaaagaggctaacaaagaacgactcactgatggttgtatggcaagagaatgaagggacacatgctattcttacgcaaccccctatatataatattgactatttcttcagggttttgctctaccgttttctcatgtataatatcggggtcaaagaacccgacgttatggaagttctttttccggcaaatttgaatttttgacctaCGGGACACAAGAAAAATGGGAATTAGTCACCAcacaaggctaaaaataatgaaacgagagacaatactcacatgcaccatacactcaggagggacttgtcaagggcatcttgatggtataaatcgtaaagtgcttcaaactcgatatatacttcacctgccccccgccagaaatgctcatctttaatccgggctgggaacatctctaattcattagctttagattgcacggcataccatttgtgtaactcgaccattctcgttggtaggaatggtagcaactctggccatatcaaaggttcaccaagtacaaactttttcctgccgcgggcattctgtagggcctccccaagcaattgagcccttgttagatcagtttgcaatatcatcccagccatggtcaacggatctcttgattcatcaggacattcttCATGCGGCACTATCAACGGAGGGATCGATTGTTTGGACTGCTCTCCGAGCTGGGGAACGGTCTTTGCATTGATCCGTCGATTCTTGGGGTTGTTGTAGCACTTTCTGATCTGCCGATCATAGtccgactccctttctttctccttggtgggatctttaatgaagtgtttaatgaagtgtgccttcgcaaccggatctatttctggcttcttgttcgcagcctccctcagtagcttgcgcttcagcaagaaggtttcaaacgattcttctgcctctttctcttctggagccttcgctttcttctttctttgctgcttatgagatggctggaccgaaggtaccgtgtatgccttctgtcgctgactctgattctgttgtgcggctggtgatgatgccgaaattggctcgctttgtgcggctggtgatggcggatccatgctggggtcccgtgcaggcggtggagaaggtgggccaacactaggattcctgtcatcaggtggcgttggtgatctttgccttgagcaccgagcgaaatctgtggctgcttgcaccaatcttatgtcgcgctttggccacgcaatccatgtgtgtacggcatgttgtagttctgtttcttcaggacctatagggatcgggaggtccaagtcttcccagcgttcttcagtaattcggtcaacaaagactctggcgaatccttcaggaattggctggcaatgtattgtcctgcttcttcttggacttccgcataaccctcagcacaaactttgagctttttcccATAAAGAACCAGAAGCTCACATTGGGTCCTAACGAGAATGTCGTCGATGGGGTCCCTCGTCCTGTCGGCACCCAAATTAGGGTGCTCTGTGGAAACAACACTGCTACGACGCTGAGAATGGGTGCTGAACTCCACATTGGCAGCTGGTTGGTCCGAGCGCTGCCCAACTGCTGCCTCAAGTGACATTATCCGGTTTTCTAGGCTACAGATCTTCTCTGCCACTGCTGCcttgcttctgcatcggct
Coding sequences within it:
- the LOC112878984 gene encoding uncharacterized protein LOC112878984 isoform X2, coding for MDRINDRVPKHKGSPAPMRCTDRDDLVPSMSMVDKYDNDDEDCADLEPFFFDEPEAVADHERRMRREQEEARRKEQREHDLKVHNAAMDRILEYEPKLGCTTFTRISFCNLSKFNLDEESPLGPMRYTNADALAVKIASSDDGTAKQFIPGTSANVITVKIASSDVGFPIDVYGTVIARDSLDLKCVYLFKCDRDHCQHITSKDNLLILTGPKRGIALIDGIYFEVNLKIKGGPGRQKDKQLSKGLLTLDGRPAVLEDRVVGRGSFDTRLTKVVITYAVVKRAIEATIAIEVLLQGRFSGLITACTTSMKNSIVLHDSKVTKVMASDSKGAIELLQRVVSVSLKEKLVVTIATRTGLKSTIKFTPRVNGGDENEVTCGSIKMRVKVTWSIISYEYL
- the LOC112878984 gene encoding uncharacterized protein LOC112878984 isoform X1, producing the protein MDRINDRVPKHKGEFTQFCFDFDKLDLDNECSPAPMRCTDRDDLVPSMSMVDKYDNDDEDCADLEPFFFDEPEAVADHERRMRREQEEARRKEQREHDLKVHNAAMDRILEYEPKLGCTTFTRISFCNLSKFNLDEESPLGPMRYTNADALAVKIASSDDGTAKQFIPGTSANVITVKIASSDVGFPIDVYGTVIARDSLDLKCVYLFKCDRDHCQHITSKDNLLILTGPKRGIALIDGIYFEVNLKIKGGPGRQKDKQLSKGLLTLDGRPAVLEDRVVGRGSFDTRLTKVVITYAVVKRAIEATIAIEVLLQGRFSGLITACTTSMKNSIVLHDSKVTKVMASDSKGAIELLQRVVSVSLKEKLVVTIATRTGLKSTIKFTPRVNGGDENEVTCGSIKMRVKVTWSIISYEYL